One stretch of Chitinophaga pendula DNA includes these proteins:
- a CDS encoding two-component regulator propeller domain-containing protein — translation MSFLLRRYWHILILCLLGLTSTGPVRGQDFTILHYSTETGLPANIVYSLLRDHAGYLWFGTDKGISRYNGIRFETLTTFDGLPDNEILFIQEDRYGRLWICTYTGGVCYYENGVFHTAKNTPMLEWAAKLQGIPRLAVEQDGSMTIAFPELGTFMNVDGMHCQRFSPPAVAGDSVSFIHVRKLGVNQYELIRNGQRIRIDSNYRRLVVTPLSVEGPLSYVRSERTGYLSAPTGIYTLEGRPLLALTAVDSPKWTAIKNLYYDQHNTFAGTHDQGLVINGIQHILQDCKITGVTQDPAGNYWVSTLTNGVYTFGKDFLQTKTIKNVYEGDIKFAFTDEGTLFFTTANNNLYRYQDGVVSNLFDYSRYRGKQFKIIMEPGFLEENGEYHSFYGKDHFILDQLHAVHPRIRRNKILTDEADVRNSDVKTEGSSIKSIFFSPRRISLMQTGHKIIFIDRARALAGGETYFEGSDINQGNDRIISMAEDASDAIWYSTRKSIFKISNGKAVQQRQFAGMTFKRFYISGSYLIGITHDNKLIICNNINGQMRADTVLDHDCIWNRGYRLDPSHMLFSSNKQYRIVTLRPSPDTPAYDIAAVEDPYIPTQAEYITADGEQCYFFKGGAVTAVGIAGLLQRPAPPAPVFTYIKTTDSIYNTLPGRMLIPYEERRNISIGFSALSLSSKDVRYEYSISRDEHDDWQLVKGEEINLLSPGYGDYQIKIRGKSLSSDYSVPAVLLLSIAKPFWASWWFITAVAAVVISLVWVGVRYRIRYLIRKRERAHATEIKFMRSEYKALNALMNPHFIFNYASTSLA, via the coding sequence ATGAGTTTTCTGTTGCGTAGATACTGGCACATCCTTATCCTATGTCTGCTGGGGCTTACTTCCACGGGGCCTGTTAGGGGGCAGGATTTTACTATTCTTCATTATAGTACGGAGACGGGTTTGCCCGCTAATATAGTGTATTCGTTGCTCCGGGATCATGCCGGCTATTTATGGTTTGGTACTGACAAGGGTATTTCGCGGTACAACGGTATCCGCTTTGAGACGCTGACTACTTTTGACGGTTTACCTGACAACGAGATATTATTTATCCAGGAGGATAGGTACGGGCGGCTATGGATCTGTACGTATACGGGAGGTGTTTGTTATTATGAGAACGGGGTGTTTCATACTGCTAAAAATACGCCGATGCTGGAGTGGGCGGCGAAGTTGCAAGGTATTCCGCGGCTGGCGGTGGAGCAGGACGGCAGTATGACGATTGCGTTTCCGGAGCTGGGTACTTTCATGAATGTGGACGGTATGCATTGTCAGCGCTTCTCCCCTCCTGCTGTGGCGGGTGACAGTGTTTCGTTCATCCATGTACGGAAGCTGGGCGTGAATCAGTATGAGCTGATCAGAAACGGGCAGCGGATCAGGATAGACAGTAACTACCGCCGGCTGGTGGTGACGCCTTTGTCTGTTGAGGGGCCATTATCTTATGTGAGGAGTGAGCGGACTGGTTACCTGTCGGCTCCGACCGGTATTTATACACTGGAGGGCCGGCCTTTGCTGGCATTGACGGCGGTGGACAGTCCTAAGTGGACGGCTATTAAGAACCTGTATTATGATCAGCACAATACATTTGCCGGCACGCATGATCAGGGGTTGGTGATCAATGGCATACAGCATATACTGCAGGACTGTAAGATTACGGGGGTGACACAGGACCCGGCAGGCAACTATTGGGTGAGTACGCTTACCAACGGTGTGTATACGTTTGGTAAAGATTTTTTGCAGACGAAGACTATCAAGAATGTATACGAGGGGGATATCAAATTTGCATTTACGGACGAGGGTACTTTATTCTTTACCACTGCCAATAACAACCTGTACCGGTACCAGGATGGGGTGGTCAGCAATCTTTTTGATTATTCCCGGTACCGGGGTAAACAGTTCAAGATAATTATGGAACCTGGCTTTCTGGAAGAGAACGGGGAGTATCATAGTTTTTATGGTAAGGATCATTTTATACTGGATCAGTTACATGCGGTGCATCCGAGGATCCGGCGTAACAAGATATTAACGGATGAGGCGGATGTGCGGAATTCGGATGTGAAGACGGAAGGGAGCAGTATTAAGTCTATCTTTTTTTCTCCCCGGCGGATATCGTTGATGCAGACGGGGCATAAGATCATTTTTATTGACCGGGCGCGGGCATTGGCAGGTGGGGAGACTTATTTTGAGGGCAGTGATATCAACCAAGGTAATGATCGGATCATTTCTATGGCGGAGGACGCATCGGATGCTATCTGGTATAGTACGCGTAAGAGCATTTTTAAGATCAGTAACGGGAAGGCGGTGCAGCAGCGGCAGTTTGCCGGTATGACATTTAAGCGGTTCTATATTTCGGGGAGTTACCTGATTGGCATTACACATGATAACAAGTTGATCATCTGTAATAATATTAACGGGCAGATGCGGGCGGATACGGTGCTGGATCATGACTGTATTTGGAACCGGGGTTACCGGCTGGATCCGTCCCATATGTTATTCAGCAGTAACAAGCAGTACCGTATTGTTACGTTACGGCCATCGCCGGATACGCCGGCTTATGATATTGCTGCAGTAGAGGACCCTTATATCCCTACGCAGGCGGAATATATTACGGCTGACGGGGAGCAATGTTATTTTTTCAAGGGAGGGGCGGTGACGGCTGTGGGGATTGCGGGGTTGTTGCAACGGCCGGCTCCTCCTGCGCCGGTCTTTACCTATATCAAGACGACGGATAGTATTTACAATACTTTGCCGGGGCGGATGTTGATCCCTTATGAGGAGCGGCGGAACATCAGTATTGGCTTTTCTGCGTTATCGCTCAGTAGTAAGGATGTGCGGTATGAGTATAGTATCTCCAGGGATGAGCATGATGACTGGCAGTTGGTAAAGGGGGAAGAGATTAACCTGTTGTCGCCCGGTTATGGGGATTACCAGATCAAGATAAGGGGTAAGAGCTTATCGAGTGATTATAGTGTGCCGGCGGTATTGTTGTTGTCGATTGCGAAGCCGTTCTGGGCATCGTGGTGGTTTATTACTGCGGTGGCGGCGGTGGTGATTTCGCTGGTGTGGGTGGGGGTACGTTACCGTATCCGCTATTTGATACGTAAGCGGGAGCGGGCGCATGCGACGGAGATCAAGTTCATGCGATCGGAGTATAAGGCATTGAATGCGTTGATGAATCCGCACTTTATATTCAACTATGCCTCAACATCCCTTGCATAA
- a CDS encoding HesA/MoeB/ThiF family protein, producing the protein MIQGNGVAENEIDATDSYRQLAEKGMIEITDLPASTSNLLFFDYIGMPYNEQVFAKPILVFGAGAGGASIVYLLSQFGFKNITVVDDDKVSFSDVERTMVYRTENIGQRKVDALKEIIGTNFDKAIRTRVKVTTTYEGIDSLVSDVLPALVIKAADPQLSFRLHLNDVCVRYGIPFVSMAYAYEYLKVGPFILPGMTSCEQGINRQLKHTYGGEKGFEHHEKLYEKYTTHPSVSFNINILANLVLKDILFFFANRSDKMQSLGRQLLFNTLDFKAYMSDIPYCGADCICRKRS; encoded by the coding sequence TTGATACAAGGGAATGGGGTGGCGGAGAATGAGATTGATGCGACGGATTCTTACCGGCAGTTGGCGGAGAAGGGGATGATAGAGATTACGGATCTGCCGGCGAGCACCAGTAATTTATTATTCTTTGACTACATCGGCATGCCTTACAATGAGCAGGTATTTGCCAAACCTATATTGGTATTTGGGGCGGGCGCCGGTGGGGCCAGTATTGTATATCTGCTGTCGCAATTCGGGTTTAAGAACATTACGGTTGTGGATGATGACAAGGTTTCTTTTTCTGATGTGGAGCGGACGATGGTGTATAGGACGGAGAATATAGGGCAGCGGAAGGTAGATGCATTGAAGGAGATCATCGGGACGAATTTTGACAAGGCGATACGGACCCGGGTGAAGGTTACGACGACTTATGAGGGGATAGATTCGCTGGTGAGCGATGTATTGCCGGCGTTGGTGATCAAGGCGGCGGATCCGCAGCTTTCTTTCCGGCTGCATCTGAATGATGTGTGTGTACGATATGGTATCCCTTTTGTGAGTATGGCCTATGCTTATGAGTATTTGAAGGTGGGGCCATTTATCCTGCCGGGGATGACGAGTTGTGAGCAAGGCATCAATCGCCAGTTAAAGCATACCTATGGGGGGGAGAAAGGTTTTGAACATCATGAGAAGTTGTATGAGAAGTATACGACGCACCCTTCTGTTTCTTTCAATATCAACATATTAGCGAACCTGGTATTGAAGGATATCCTTTTTTTCTTTGCGAACCGATCGGACAAGATGCAATCGCTGGGGCGGCAGTTGCTTTTCAACACGTTGGATTTCAAGGCTTATATGAGTGATATTCCCTATTGCGGGGCGGATTGCATCTGCCGGAAGCGATCGTAA
- a CDS encoding RNA polymerase sigma factor: MSIEEENRVHWEHIRQGDEQALFALHSNTYFHLMRFGLQLCGDDEMVKDCINQLFLQLWEKRQRLSAVVQVRAYLFTALRHQLFDEQAYRSKMDDAIHRYSDGVAPSELSYEEIIISVQQDEEVKRRLHGAMAQLTPRQRELIQLKFFEGLSYEQIAQQTSQSIKTAYNTIYDAIKVLKKLLKNPGIS, from the coding sequence ATGTCCATCGAGGAAGAAAACAGGGTTCATTGGGAGCATATCCGTCAGGGAGATGAGCAGGCCTTGTTTGCTTTGCATAGTAATACCTATTTCCATTTGATGCGATTCGGGTTGCAGTTGTGTGGTGATGATGAGATGGTAAAGGACTGTATCAACCAGTTGTTTTTGCAGTTGTGGGAGAAGCGGCAGCGGTTGTCGGCGGTGGTGCAGGTGCGGGCGTATTTGTTTACGGCTTTGCGGCATCAGTTGTTTGATGAGCAGGCTTACCGGTCGAAGATGGATGATGCGATACACCGGTATTCGGATGGGGTTGCTCCCAGTGAGTTATCTTATGAGGAGATTATTATTAGTGTGCAGCAGGATGAGGAGGTAAAGCGGCGGTTGCATGGGGCGATGGCACAGCTTACACCCCGTCAGCGGGAGCTGATACAGCTTAAATTTTTCGAAGGTCTTAGTTATGAGCAGATTGCGCAGCAGACATCCCAAAGTATCAAGACTGCGTATAACACCATTTACGATGCGATCAAGGTGTTAAAAAAATTATTAAAAAATCCCGGTATTTCTTAG
- a CDS encoding FecR family protein, whose translation MDIRDYDIEDFVCDEGFQAYCLGSRTTDIIFWERWISEHPEQRGEIQEARRLVAMLSGHQGNRLQELKKLREGVRQSGFLQAQLSLPERRSLVTVTRFYHRPIFRYFAGAAAIAVVLLGTWLWFRPISPSAVTTVFPVIYKTSHTPRQTFVLPDGSVITLRAHSSIQLNESFNQSSREITLKGEAFFDVHQDDQRPFLVHTESFDITVLGTAFNVSAYADSSYNAAALFRGKVAIRLAGRSGDNIILAPHQKLVISKDAVIADSGQQVGGPVKVLPLSEQRAAVPVELQWLHKRLEIENEPLEEIAQKLEQWYGITVRFADDRVKQYRYSGIFESENVLSVLEALQLSYPFQFSVKDNIITIRQ comes from the coding sequence ATGGATATAAGAGATTACGACATAGAAGATTTTGTGTGTGATGAGGGTTTCCAGGCTTATTGTCTGGGGAGTCGTACTACTGATATTATTTTTTGGGAGCGATGGATATCTGAGCATCCTGAGCAACGGGGGGAAATACAAGAAGCCAGGCGCCTGGTGGCTATGCTGAGCGGCCACCAAGGCAACCGGCTGCAGGAGTTAAAAAAACTGAGAGAAGGGGTTCGACAATCGGGCTTTTTGCAAGCGCAGTTGTCGTTGCCTGAGCGGCGATCCTTGGTAACTGTCACACGTTTTTATCATCGGCCTATATTCAGGTATTTTGCCGGGGCGGCAGCGATCGCCGTAGTACTGCTGGGCACCTGGCTTTGGTTTCGTCCTATTTCTCCCTCTGCCGTTACGACGGTTTTTCCTGTTATCTACAAGACCAGCCATACGCCGAGGCAGACCTTTGTGTTGCCTGACGGGAGTGTTATTACGTTACGGGCGCATAGTTCTATACAGTTGAACGAATCTTTTAATCAATCATCCCGGGAGATCACTTTAAAGGGGGAGGCATTTTTTGATGTACATCAGGACGATCAACGTCCCTTTCTAGTACATACGGAATCATTTGACATTACGGTATTGGGTACGGCATTTAATGTGAGTGCCTATGCTGACAGTAGTTATAATGCGGCAGCATTATTCAGGGGGAAGGTAGCGATCCGGTTGGCGGGACGTTCGGGGGATAACATTATACTGGCGCCTCATCAAAAGCTGGTGATATCGAAGGATGCGGTTATTGCCGACAGTGGGCAGCAGGTAGGGGGGCCGGTGAAGGTATTGCCATTGAGTGAGCAGCGGGCGGCGGTGCCGGTGGAGTTGCAATGGCTGCACAAGCGGCTGGAGATCGAGAATGAGCCACTGGAGGAGATCGCGCAGAAGCTGGAGCAGTGGTATGGTATCACGGTTCGGTTTGCGGATGATCGTGTAAAGCAGTATCGTTATTCGGGCATTTTTGAGAGCGAGAATGTATTAAGCGTGCTGGAAGCGCTGCAACTCTCCTATCCTTTCCAATTCAGCGTAAAGGACAACATCATTACCATACGTCAGTAG
- a CDS encoding SusC/RagA family TonB-linked outer membrane protein — MKHTTVFKAPIPGGHYISLRLLAMKLSLLLILLTCLPGYGKSFAQEKLRLQLREGSLRQVLKAVEQQSNYRFVFHNETLPVHRKVSISVTDATLEQVLNQVFQGTGLSYTVKDDGLVVIHANGMAVQQAVPLSGVVTGAENEALPGVTIRVSGTQAGTTTDGNGRYNLSLPAGATMLEFSLVGYVKQQIAIEKRQVINVSLQLDVRTLNSVTVTSYASYTRNRSASAAAVVGSDKINQVPMATVDQVLQGRVAGLNVSSGSGQPGTAAKVVLRGVGTINGNSSLLYILDGVPVEPNYLQAINPADIASVTILKDASSKAQYGSRGSNGVMLITTKKGTAGKLALEYRSQYGFSKMTTSRTTMMNTQERLQFEKEIGQETGRTIGPGWAYSKDNPGYAALPVTTQRRYDFMLDSIGHVNANWRDLLLRTGRFMEQQLSASGGNEQVRFYTSLNYFKQDGIVMRSGLERLTLKNNLDINAGRLTGNLNLSLGYAASSFIEREGSSKIANPLAATMYALPYEYPYAADGTMILPNNASQYNAWGDQEGAVALEGMQNTSNKTNQIKGILSGSLNYSLGTGFTVKTRVGIDFRENTNQRYINPDSYSGGRVDNGQKGAFGEGVNRNFGLITTSGLTYAKQIGDMHDIEVSGFYEYNTNQLRAFNYEGYGINGKLPETPAGVTPGSPDNGFIPTLGGRREQRGLASWIAVGRYTFMNRYTLNASYRRDGSSTVPATNRWHGFYSVGLSWEAKQESFLANVKGINDLRFRVSYGTTASPFDAAFGYSATFGLTSYSGVSGIRPIKPGYDAYDWEYAKEFNAGFDLAVLNSRLRLIADIYNKQTTNLFLEQPLSLTSGFTSQLLNTGSMRNRGIEVDIQGDLIKHKNFTWNAGLNFAYNKNTITDLGTAGEFEQGTTGIVRVGMPYGTHYAPKWAGVDPATGDPLYYTRDGKKTTNYNFSALSVAEFGTYIPPLTGGFSTGVNWKGIYLNALFSFAAKTYRYNNEDYYNENPSFYSSNQSTRMLYDRWKQPGDNAILPKFSARRSFSSRDIQDASYIRLRNVNLGYNVPAVLLSKLKYVKGIHVFVQAQNLLTWTKWKGFDPEDDNGEAMFDYPSARTYTAGLNINF, encoded by the coding sequence ATGAAGCACACAACAGTTTTCAAGGCGCCTATACCTGGGGGCCATTACATCAGCCTGCGGCTGCTTGCCATGAAATTATCCTTATTACTGATCTTACTTACCTGTCTGCCAGGCTACGGCAAGAGCTTTGCGCAGGAGAAGCTGCGATTGCAGCTGCGGGAAGGTAGTTTACGCCAGGTGTTGAAGGCGGTAGAGCAGCAAAGTAATTACCGATTTGTTTTTCACAATGAGACGTTGCCGGTGCACCGCAAGGTGAGTATCTCTGTTACGGATGCTACGTTGGAGCAGGTGCTGAACCAGGTTTTCCAGGGTACGGGCTTATCGTACACGGTGAAAGATGACGGGTTGGTGGTGATCCATGCCAACGGGATGGCGGTGCAGCAGGCGGTGCCCCTCAGTGGTGTGGTGACGGGTGCGGAGAATGAGGCGTTGCCCGGGGTGACTATCCGGGTGAGTGGTACCCAGGCGGGTACGACGACGGACGGTAACGGGCGATATAATCTGTCATTGCCTGCGGGGGCGACTATGCTGGAGTTTTCGCTGGTGGGTTATGTAAAGCAGCAGATCGCTATTGAGAAGCGGCAGGTGATCAATGTATCGTTGCAGCTGGATGTGCGCACGCTCAACAGTGTGACGGTGACCAGTTATGCCAGTTATACCCGTAACCGTTCGGCCAGTGCGGCGGCGGTGGTAGGTTCGGACAAGATCAACCAGGTGCCGATGGCGACGGTGGACCAGGTGTTGCAGGGACGGGTAGCGGGGCTGAATGTGTCGTCTGGTTCGGGACAGCCTGGTACTGCCGCCAAGGTGGTATTACGCGGCGTGGGTACTATCAACGGTAATTCATCTCTTTTATATATCCTAGACGGGGTGCCGGTAGAGCCGAACTATCTGCAGGCGATCAATCCTGCGGACATTGCGAGTGTGACGATCTTAAAAGATGCGTCCTCTAAGGCGCAGTATGGTTCGAGGGGATCTAACGGGGTGATGTTGATCACCACCAAGAAGGGTACGGCGGGTAAGTTGGCGTTGGAGTACCGGTCGCAATATGGTTTTTCGAAGATGACTACTTCGCGTACTACGATGATGAACACGCAAGAGCGGTTGCAGTTCGAGAAGGAGATCGGGCAGGAAACGGGCAGGACTATAGGACCAGGTTGGGCCTACTCGAAGGATAACCCGGGGTATGCTGCATTGCCTGTGACTACGCAGCGACGTTATGATTTTATGCTGGACAGTATTGGTCATGTGAATGCGAACTGGCGTGATCTATTATTGCGTACGGGTCGCTTTATGGAGCAGCAGCTGAGTGCCAGCGGCGGTAATGAGCAAGTTCGGTTTTATACCTCTCTCAATTATTTCAAGCAGGACGGTATTGTGATGCGTTCGGGGCTGGAGCGGTTGACGCTGAAGAACAACCTGGATATCAATGCCGGCCGGCTGACCGGTAATCTGAACCTGTCGCTCGGTTATGCGGCATCCAGCTTTATAGAGCGGGAGGGCAGCAGTAAGATTGCCAACCCACTGGCGGCTACGATGTATGCATTGCCCTATGAATATCCATATGCTGCGGACGGCACGATGATACTGCCTAACAATGCCAGTCAATACAATGCCTGGGGTGACCAGGAAGGTGCGGTGGCGTTGGAGGGGATGCAAAATACTTCGAACAAGACCAACCAGATCAAGGGTATCCTGAGCGGATCGCTGAACTATAGTCTGGGTACTGGTTTTACTGTAAAAACGCGGGTAGGTATTGACTTCAGGGAGAATACGAACCAACGTTATATCAATCCGGATTCTTATTCTGGTGGCCGGGTGGATAACGGGCAAAAGGGTGCATTCGGGGAAGGTGTGAACCGGAACTTTGGCCTTATCACTACTTCGGGATTGACGTATGCGAAACAGATCGGCGATATGCATGATATAGAGGTGTCTGGTTTTTACGAATACAATACGAATCAATTGCGTGCTTTTAATTATGAGGGATATGGCATCAACGGTAAGTTGCCGGAGACGCCGGCGGGTGTTACACCGGGATCGCCAGATAACGGGTTTATTCCTACGTTGGGTGGCCGCCGTGAGCAACGCGGGTTGGCTTCCTGGATAGCGGTAGGACGCTATACCTTTATGAACCGGTATACGTTGAATGCCAGCTATCGCCGGGATGGATCATCTACTGTACCGGCGACTAACCGCTGGCATGGCTTTTATTCTGTGGGTTTGAGCTGGGAGGCGAAGCAGGAATCTTTCCTGGCTAATGTGAAAGGGATCAATGACCTGCGTTTCCGTGTGAGTTATGGTACTACTGCCAGTCCTTTTGATGCTGCCTTTGGTTATTCGGCGACTTTCGGGCTGACCTCTTATAGTGGGGTGAGTGGTATCCGACCTATCAAACCTGGTTATGATGCTTACGACTGGGAATATGCCAAGGAATTCAATGCCGGTTTTGACCTGGCGGTGCTTAACAGCAGGTTGCGGCTGATCGCGGATATCTATAATAAGCAGACCACTAACCTGTTTCTGGAGCAGCCTTTATCGCTGACATCTGGATTCACTTCTCAGTTACTGAATACGGGTAGTATGCGTAACCGTGGTATAGAGGTGGATATACAAGGGGATCTGATCAAGCATAAAAACTTCACCTGGAATGCCGGGTTGAATTTCGCGTATAATAAGAATACGATCACGGACCTGGGTACGGCAGGTGAGTTTGAGCAAGGTACGACAGGTATTGTGCGTGTGGGCATGCCTTATGGTACGCACTATGCTCCTAAGTGGGCGGGTGTAGATCCTGCGACGGGAGATCCCCTGTATTATACCCGCGACGGTAAAAAGACGACTAATTATAATTTCTCTGCGTTGAGTGTGGCGGAATTTGGCACTTACATTCCGCCATTGACCGGCGGTTTCAGTACGGGTGTGAACTGGAAAGGTATTTACCTGAATGCACTTTTCTCTTTTGCTGCCAAGACCTACCGTTATAACAACGAGGATTACTACAATGAGAATCCCAGCTTTTACAGCAGCAATCAATCTACGCGGATGTTGTACGACCGGTGGAAGCAGCCTGGTGATAATGCCATTTTGCCGAAGTTCAGTGCCAGGCGGAGTTTTTCTTCCCGGGATATACAGGATGCATCTTATATCCGGTTACGTAATGTGAACCTGGGGTATAATGTGCCGGCGGTGTTGCTCAGCAAGTTAAAATATGTGAAGGGGATACATGTATTTGTACAGGCGCAGAACCTACTGACATGGACGAAGTGGAAGGGTTTCGACCCTGAGGATGATAATGGGGAAGCCATGTTTGACTATCCCAGTGCGCGGACGTATACAGCAGGATTGAACATTAATTTTTAA
- a CDS encoding RagB/SusD family nutrient uptake outer membrane protein: MTSRYILNKLMICLPLLALGLGSCNKKLGLSPTDTIDAGKAYRTIEDLNAGLTGAYASLTNNTIRNVSLTSDECMLPDDNSTGKYVASFRWQYDPSSTTITDAWRYLYVTIDRLNRVLAAADQITVPAGKEPLRKQYKGELLALRAYCHLELLRQFAEKYEAGAMGIPYMTASVLSYPERNDFGTVIRMIHADLEQAKTLLPASLQDRSKLTLPAVSAIQARTALYAKDWVQAATYAQAAIDQLPLASPADFKAMWARSQRRNDAEVFWRILAEPGDEQAQDGDGLAGSIYYDTRQILLYAPSFELIRTLDEANDVRFAAYIKRRDEGAPYKAPFIVSKYQGNMNVTPNLADMIPFRTGEMYLILAEALAEQGRTDAGATALNTLRAARITGYTNQTFSGKDALITAIYEERFKELAFEGHRFFDLRRRNLPITRDADDAANAIGAKLLNPTDAQYVYPIPDAEIRANKHMIQNPHY; this comes from the coding sequence ATGACCTCCAGATATATTTTGAATAAACTGATGATCTGTCTGCCTTTGCTGGCATTAGGTTTGGGCAGTTGCAACAAGAAACTGGGCCTCTCTCCTACCGATACGATAGATGCCGGTAAGGCTTACCGGACGATAGAGGATCTGAATGCCGGGTTGACCGGTGCATATGCATCGCTTACTAATAATACGATCCGGAATGTGTCGTTGACGTCGGACGAGTGTATGCTTCCCGATGATAATTCTACCGGGAAGTATGTGGCTAGTTTTCGCTGGCAGTATGATCCCAGCAGTACTACTATTACGGATGCGTGGCGCTATTTGTATGTTACTATCGACCGATTGAACCGTGTGTTGGCGGCGGCGGACCAGATTACGGTGCCGGCGGGTAAGGAGCCATTACGTAAACAATATAAGGGGGAGTTGCTGGCATTGCGAGCTTATTGTCACCTGGAGTTGTTGCGTCAGTTTGCGGAGAAATATGAGGCCGGTGCGATGGGTATTCCATATATGACTGCCTCTGTGTTGAGTTATCCGGAGCGGAATGATTTCGGGACGGTGATCCGGATGATCCATGCGGACCTGGAGCAGGCGAAGACGTTATTGCCGGCATCTTTGCAGGACCGTTCGAAGCTGACATTGCCGGCGGTGAGTGCGATACAGGCGAGGACGGCCTTGTATGCGAAGGACTGGGTACAGGCGGCGACGTATGCACAAGCAGCGATCGATCAGTTGCCATTGGCTAGTCCGGCAGATTTTAAGGCGATGTGGGCACGTAGTCAGCGGCGGAATGATGCGGAGGTATTCTGGCGTATCCTGGCGGAGCCAGGTGATGAGCAGGCGCAGGATGGGGATGGGCTGGCAGGGAGCATCTATTATGATACCCGTCAGATACTGTTGTATGCACCTTCTTTTGAGTTGATCCGTACGCTGGATGAGGCGAACGATGTTCGATTTGCGGCTTATATCAAGCGGCGGGATGAAGGAGCGCCTTACAAGGCACCTTTTATAGTAAGCAAATACCAGGGTAATATGAATGTGACGCCTAACCTGGCGGATATGATCCCTTTCCGTACGGGAGAGATGTACCTGATACTGGCGGAGGCGTTGGCCGAGCAAGGCAGAACAGATGCGGGAGCGACGGCCTTAAATACTTTACGGGCGGCGCGTATCACTGGTTACACTAACCAGACTTTCAGCGGTAAGGATGCGTTGATCACGGCTATTTACGAAGAGCGATTTAAGGAGCTGGCTTTTGAGGGGCATCGTTTTTTTGATCTGCGGCGTCGGAACCTGCCGATAACCCGGGATGCCGATGATGCGGCGAATGCTATCGGCGCCAAGCTGCTGAACCCGACGGATGCGCAATATGTGTATCCTATACCGGATGCGGAGATAAGGGCTAATAAACACATGATACAGAATCCACATTATTAA
- a CDS encoding cyanophycinase, which produces MAAVFFSPVAREVKEERRPASLGLLGDPADVKTPVKGGVALIGGGDQVDAIFKWLIARSGGGDVVVIRATNYDVYNAYIDSLGGINSVETLNINSRELADNDTVANTIRNAEMLFIAGGDQSNYMRYWRGTKTAAAINYLLKVKKAPVGGTSAGCAILGSLYYSGEDGSAVSDEALANPFYPLVKVYNNDFLQAPYLQGVITDQHYLARKREGRHVAFMSRIVHDWGLYPKGIAVDERTAVCIDDQGIGTVIGLSKAYFIASSRGAGPEKCTPGQPLTWDRQQGALQVYEIAGSEQGNGRFPVKGFDMRRAQGGQSYHWWVIDGVLHQQPLNR; this is translated from the coding sequence ATGGCAGCTGTATTTTTCTCGCCAGTGGCGCGGGAGGTTAAAGAGGAGCGGCGGCCGGCTTCTTTGGGATTGCTCGGTGATCCTGCGGATGTGAAAACACCTGTAAAGGGAGGAGTGGCGCTTATCGGTGGCGGCGACCAGGTGGATGCTATTTTCAAGTGGTTGATAGCGCGCAGCGGTGGTGGAGATGTAGTCGTGATACGGGCTACCAACTATGATGTGTACAACGCTTATATAGATAGCCTGGGGGGAATCAATTCGGTAGAAACTTTAAATATCAATAGCCGGGAGCTAGCGGATAATGACACGGTAGCGAATACGATCCGGAATGCGGAGATGTTGTTTATTGCCGGCGGTGACCAGTCCAACTACATGCGTTATTGGAGGGGTACGAAGACAGCGGCGGCCATCAACTACCTGCTGAAGGTGAAGAAGGCACCGGTGGGAGGCACGAGTGCCGGTTGTGCGATATTGGGCAGCTTGTATTACAGTGGAGAAGACGGCAGTGCTGTTTCTGATGAAGCGCTGGCTAATCCTTTTTATCCGTTGGTAAAGGTGTATAACAACGATTTTTTACAAGCTCCTTATTTGCAAGGTGTTATCACGGATCAACATTACCTGGCACGTAAGCGGGAAGGTCGGCATGTGGCCTTTATGAGCAGGATCGTTCATGACTGGGGCTTGTATCCCAAGGGCATCGCAGTGGATGAGCGTACAGCTGTCTGCATTGACGACCAAGGTATCGGCACTGTTATCGGATTAAGCAAGGCTTATTTCATTGCTTCTTCCCGTGGAGCCGGGCCGGAAAAGTGTACGCCGGGTCAGCCATTGACCTGGGATCGTCAGCAGGGCGCCTTGCAGGTATATGAGATCGCCGGGAGTGAGCAAGGGAATGGCCGATTTCCGGTAAAAGGATTTGACATGCGGCGTGCCCAGGGAGGTCAATCGTATCATTGGTGGGTGATAGATGGCGTTTTACATCAGCAACCATTAAACCGTTAG